The Deltaproteobacteria bacterium nucleotide sequence GCCGACGATGACGACCGCGCTGAACGCCGCCACCGCCTGCCAGTGACGCGCGATGAGCGCGGGATCGATGAGCAGTCCGACCGACACGAAGAAGATTGCCGCAAACAGGTCGCGAACCGGCTTCACGAGCTGGTCGATCGGCTTCTCCTCGCCGGACTCCGCGATCAACGCGCCCGCGATGTAGGCTCCGAGCGCCACCGAATAGCCGAACGCATGCGCGAGCAGCGAGACGCCGAAGCAGAAGCCGATGCTGGTGACGAGAGTGGTTTCCGGGCGCCCCAGTCGCTGGATGCCGCGCACGCCGCGCGGCACCACGAGCAGGCCGATCGCAACCAGGCCGATGAGGAAGGCAGCGAGCTTCCCGGTGGTGATGGCCATCTCCGAGGCGGAGAGCCCCGAGCCCGAGGCGATTGCGGTGAGCGTGGCCATGAGCAGGATGGCGAGCAGATCCTCGACGATCAGAACGCCGACCACCAGCTCTCGCAAAGGCCCCCCGATGGCCTGATCGTCGAAGACCTTGGCGATGATGGTCGTGCTGGAGATGGCGATCAGAGCCCCGGCGAAGAGGCTCTCGAGCGTGGTCCAGCCGAGAAGCTGGCCGCTCACGAAGCCCAGCCAGATCATCAGGCTGGATACGAGCAGCGCCGTGAGGCTCGGCGCGGGCCCGAGCCGCAGGAGCTTGGTCAGACTGAACTCGAGCCCGAGCGAGAACATGAGCAGGATGACCCCGAGCTCCGACAGCGTCGCGACGATCTGACGGTCCGCGACGAGCGGAATGGGCACGCTCGGGCCGATGATCAGCCCGGCGATGATGTAGCCGAGGACGACGGGCTGACCCAGTCGTTGGAACACCACGGTCGTGACGGCTGCAACGCCGAGGACGATCGTCAGGGCGACGAGGAAAGCGTGGGCATCCATCCCCTCGCGAGATACCACGGCCCGATCTGCGATGCGAGCGTGCGCGGGCGCAACCACCGCATATCTTTGCCTTCATCCAAGAGAACCGGAGGCGAATCCATGACTCGACCTGCACGCGTCTGCGCCGTGATCCTTGCGCTTCTCGCGACCGGCTGGGACTTCGAGGCCCGCGCGCAGCAAGCGCAGCCCGCGCCCGGATCGCCGGCCGCCACGACGACGATCGACGGCAAGCAGCTGCCCGCACCCGATCCGAAGTTCGGCGGCGTGATCAAAGACGACGCGCTCGGCTCGAAGGCTTGGTGGGCGCCGCGCGTGGTGCCGCCGA carries:
- a CDS encoding cation:proton antiporter — translated: MDAHAFLVALTIVLGVAAVTTVVFQRLGQPVVLGYIIAGLIIGPSVPIPLVADRQIVATLSELGVILLMFSLGLEFSLTKLLRLGPAPSLTALLVSSLMIWLGFVSGQLLGWTTLESLFAGALIAISSTTIIAKVFDDQAIGGPLRELVVGVLIVEDLLAILLMATLTAIASGSGLSASEMAITTGKLAAFLIGLVAIGLLVVPRGVRGIQRLGRPETTLVTSIGFCFGVSLLAHAFGYSVALGAYIAGALIAESGEEKPIDQLVKPVRDLFAAIFFVSVGLLIDPALIARHWQAVAAFSAVVIVGKIVGVSLEAVSKLSQHDADTGELDECSVVLGFVLPAGDDAAEVLQPGV